Sequence from the Microbacterium faecale genome:
TCCGGGCCGATCGTCATCGGCCAGGCCTGCGAGTTCGACTACTCCGGCACCCAGGCGTGCCGCGTGCTCCGCGAGGAGGGCGTGCGCGTCATCCTCGTGAACTCGAACCCGGCGACGATCATGACGGATCCCGACTTCGCCGACGCGACCTACATCGAGCCGATAACCCCCGAGGTGCTCGAGACGATCATCGCGAAGGAGAACCCCGACGCGATCCTTCCGACGCTCGGCGGCCAGACGGCGCTCAACGCCGCGATGGAGCTCCACCACCGGGGGATCCTGGTGAAGTACGACGTCGAGCTCATCGGCGCGAACGTCGAGGCGATCCGCCGTGGCGAGGACCGCCAGGTATTCAAGGAGCTCGTTGTCGCCTCAGGTGCCGAGGTGGCCAGGAGCCGCATCGCGCACACCATGGACGAGGTGCTCGACGCGGCCGATGAGCTCGGTTACCCGCTCGTCGTCCGCCCGTCGTTCACGATGGGCGGGCTCGGATCCGGCTTCGCCTACAACGAGACCGAGTTGCGCCGCATGGCCGGCCAGGGTCTCATCGAGTCCACGACGACCGAGGTCCTGCTCGAGGAATCGATCCTCGGGTGGAAGGAATACGAGCTCGAGCTCATGCGCGACACGGCCGACAACACGGTCGTCGTCTGCTCGATCGAGAACGTGGACCCCGTCGGCGTGCACACGGGCGATTCGATCACGGTCGCACCGGCCCTCACGCTCACCGACCGCGAATACCAGCACCTGCGCGACATCAGCATCGACATCATCCGCGCCGTCGGCGTCGACACGGGCGGCTGTAACATCCAGTTCGCGGTGGAGCCGTCGACCGGGCGCGTCATCGTCATCGAGATGAACCCGCGCGTGTCGCGCTCGTCGGCGCTGGCGTCGAAGGCGACGGGGTTCCCGATCGCCAAGCTCGCGGCCAAGCTCGCGCTGGGCTACCGCCTGGACGAGGTTCCCAACGACATCACCAAGGTGACCCCGGCATCGTTCGAGCCGACCCTCGACTACGTCGTGGTGAAGGTGCCCCGCTTCGCGTTCGAGAAGTTCCCGGCCGCCGACCCGACGCTGACGACGACCATGAAGTCGGTCGGCGAGGCGATGGCGATCGGCCGCAACTACGCCACGGCACTGCAGAAGGCGCTGCGCTCGATCGAGAAGCGTGGATCCAGCTTCCACTGGGGCGAGGAGACCCGCACGGTCGACGAGCTGCTCGCCTCGATGGTCGTGCCCACCGACGGCAGGATCGTCGACGTGCAGCAGGCGCTGCGCCTCGGCGCGACGGCTGAGCAGGTGTTCGACGCGACGAAGATCGATCCGTGGTTCGTCGACCAGATCGTGCTCATCAACGAGGTCGCCGACGCGATCGCGGGAGCAGGAGAGCTCGACAGTCACGTCATGCGCCTCGCCAAGGACCACGGCTTCTCGGATGCCCAGATCGGGCAGCTGCGTGGGCTCGCCGAGGACGAGGTGCGGCGGATCCGTCACGGCCTCGGGCTGCGCCCGGTCTACAAGACGGTCGACACGTGCGCGGGGGAGTTCCCGGCCCTCACGCCGTACCACTACTCGTCGTACGATGCGGAGACCGAGGTGACGCCGTCCGACCGACGCAAGGTCGTGATCATCGGCTCCGGGCCGAACCGGATCGGGCAGGGCGTGGAGTTCGACTACTCCTGCGTGCACGCCTCGTTCGCGCTGAGCGACGCCGGCTACGAGACTGTCATGATCAACTGCAACCCCGAGACGGTGTCGACCGACTACGACACGTCCGACCGGCTGTACTTCGAGCCGCTGACCCTCGAGGACGTCCTCGAGGTCCTTCACGCCGAGGCGGCGTCGGGCGAGATCGTCGGCGTCGTCTGCCAGCTCGGTGGCCAGACGCCGCTCGGCCTGGCGCACGGGATCCAGGACGCCGGCTACACCGTGCTCGGCACGAGCCCGGCGGCGATCGACCTCGCTGAGGACCGCAAGCTGTTCGGCGAGATCCTTGAGCGCGGCGGCCTCGCGGCGCCGCGCAACGGCACGGCCACGAGTGAACAAGAGGCGGTGGCCATCGCCGAGGACATCGGCTACCCGGTGCTCGTTCGTCCGTCGTTCGTGCTCGGCGGTCGTGGCATGGAGATCGTCTACGACACCCCGAGCCTGCACGACTACTTCGACCGGATCGCCGAGAGCGCCATCATCGGCACCGGTGCGCCGCTGCTCGTCGACCGCTTCCTCGATGACGCGGTCGAGATCGACGTCGACGCCCTCTACGACGGCGATGATCTTTACATCGGCGGGATCATGGAACACCTCGAGGAGGCCGGGATCCACTCCGGCGACTCGTCGTGCACCCTGCCGCCGATGTCGCTCGGGCGCAGCGAGGTGGAGCGCGTGGTCGAGGCGACCCGCGCGATCGCGCAGGGCGTCGGCGTGCGCGGCCTGCTGAACGTCCAGTACGCCATCAGCGCGGGCGTGCTGTACGTCATCGAGGCGAACCCGCGCGCCAGCCGGACCGTGCCGTTCGTGTCGAAGGCGCTCGGGATCCAGCTGGCAAAGGCGGCCAGCCGCGTGATGGCGGGCGACACGATCGCGCAGCTGCGTGAGGAGGGCCTGCTTCCGCAGGCAGACGGCTCTCGCGTGCCGCTGGACGCACCGGTTTCGGTCAAGGAGGCGGTCCTGCCGTTCAAGCGGTTCCGCACCGTCGACGGCAAGATCGT
This genomic interval carries:
- the carB gene encoding carbamoyl-phosphate synthase large subunit, translated to MPKRDDISSVLVIGSGPIVIGQACEFDYSGTQACRVLREEGVRVILVNSNPATIMTDPDFADATYIEPITPEVLETIIAKENPDAILPTLGGQTALNAAMELHHRGILVKYDVELIGANVEAIRRGEDRQVFKELVVASGAEVARSRIAHTMDEVLDAADELGYPLVVRPSFTMGGLGSGFAYNETELRRMAGQGLIESTTTEVLLEESILGWKEYELELMRDTADNTVVVCSIENVDPVGVHTGDSITVAPALTLTDREYQHLRDISIDIIRAVGVDTGGCNIQFAVEPSTGRVIVIEMNPRVSRSSALASKATGFPIAKLAAKLALGYRLDEVPNDITKVTPASFEPTLDYVVVKVPRFAFEKFPAADPTLTTTMKSVGEAMAIGRNYATALQKALRSIEKRGSSFHWGEETRTVDELLASMVVPTDGRIVDVQQALRLGATAEQVFDATKIDPWFVDQIVLINEVADAIAGAGELDSHVMRLAKDHGFSDAQIGQLRGLAEDEVRRIRHGLGLRPVYKTVDTCAGEFPALTPYHYSSYDAETEVTPSDRRKVVIIGSGPNRIGQGVEFDYSCVHASFALSDAGYETVMINCNPETVSTDYDTSDRLYFEPLTLEDVLEVLHAEAASGEIVGVVCQLGGQTPLGLAHGIQDAGYTVLGTSPAAIDLAEDRKLFGEILERGGLAAPRNGTATSEQEAVAIAEDIGYPVLVRPSFVLGGRGMEIVYDTPSLHDYFDRIAESAIIGTGAPLLVDRFLDDAVEIDVDALYDGDDLYIGGIMEHLEEAGIHSGDSSCTLPPMSLGRSEVERVVEATRAIAQGVGVRGLLNVQYAISAGVLYVIEANPRASRTVPFVSKALGIQLAKAASRVMAGDTIAQLREEGLLPQADGSRVPLDAPVSVKEAVLPFKRFRTVDGKIVDSVLGPEMRSTGEVMGIDRDFPTAFAKSQAAAYGGIPLSGTVFISVADSDKRDVILPAHRLRQLGFRLLATEGTAEILARNGIDVEIVEKFSETQGSDRDNVVDLIARGEVDIVVNTPSGMSARADGYEIRAAAVGADKALFTTIATLGAAVSAMDSMGDGFDVKSLQEFAAERVA